A single Methylomonas sp. AM2-LC DNA region contains:
- a CDS encoding type II toxin-antitoxin system Phd/YefM family antitoxin: MKTSTIAEAKNNLSQLIHQLESDDAIHLTRHGKPVAVMLSEANYQKLTHKENNLYQAIQQWRTNLEGDSALTDTELKNIRSTSQGREFSWDK; the protein is encoded by the coding sequence ATGAAAACCAGCACCATAGCCGAGGCAAAAAACAACCTGTCACAATTGATCCATCAACTTGAATCGGATGATGCCATTCATCTTACCCGCCATGGCAAGCCGGTAGCGGTGATGTTGTCAGAAGCCAATTATCAAAAGCTCACCCATAAAGAAAATAACTTGTATCAAGCCATCCAGCAATGGCGAACTAACTTGGAGGGTGATAGCGCACTCACAGATACTGAGCTTAAAAACATACGTTCGACCAGTCAGGGACGAGAGTTTTCATGGGACAAATAA
- a CDS encoding type II toxin-antitoxin system VapC family toxin, with protein MGQITYLLDSNILSEPARLEPDEKVLQQFADHDGKYATASIVWHELVYGCELLTASKRKKQLQSYLAMLLANGLVVLPFDQAAAEWYAKERARLQKQGKTCAYADGEIAAIAVSQNLTLVTRNTKDFDGFQNLALENWFE; from the coding sequence ATGGGACAAATAACCTATTTGCTGGATAGCAACATACTTTCAGAACCCGCACGCTTAGAACCCGATGAAAAAGTATTACAACAATTTGCCGATCATGATGGCAAATATGCAACGGCATCAATTGTATGGCATGAACTGGTGTATGGTTGCGAGTTACTGACTGCGTCAAAAAGAAAAAAACAACTACAGTCTTATTTGGCGATGTTATTGGCGAATGGATTGGTTGTGCTGCCTTTCGACCAAGCTGCTGCTGAGTGGTACGCAAAAGAGCGGGCTCGCTTGCAAAAGCAAGGAAAAACCTGCGCTTATGCAGATGGCGAGATTGCCGCCATTGCCGTTAGCCAAAATTTAACTCTGGTAACCCGAAACACGAAGGACTTTGATGGCTTTCAGAATTTGGCCTTAGAAAACTGGTTTGAATAA
- a CDS encoding RNA polymerase sigma factor — protein MTTPASNILNISALFNAHRVELVRHVANIVKCDETAVDIAQESYLILSKSAQEQIIQHPRGFLFRIAINLALNHLRRNKVAESYSHYLVADDINAPSTEHLVNQQERLDFFIQIVEELPPRCRDAFILHKVQGMSMKEVANELDVTVKAVERLIAKGLKYCRDKMLERDAD, from the coding sequence ATGACAACACCCGCTTCCAATATCCTCAATATCAGCGCCTTATTCAACGCTCATCGAGTCGAGTTAGTTAGACATGTTGCCAATATTGTAAAATGCGACGAAACAGCCGTGGATATTGCTCAGGAAAGTTATCTTATTCTTTCCAAATCCGCACAAGAGCAAATTATTCAACATCCTCGTGGATTCCTGTTTCGCATTGCCATCAATCTTGCTTTAAATCACCTCAGGCGCAACAAAGTTGCTGAATCGTATTCCCATTATCTGGTTGCTGATGATATTAACGCCCCTTCAACGGAGCATCTGGTTAACCAGCAGGAGCGCCTGGATTTTTTTATTCAGATTGTTGAAGAACTACCACCCCGTTGCCGTGATGCTTTTATACTGCATAAGGTGCAAGGAATGAGTATGAAGGAAGTGGCTAATGAGTTGGATGTTACCGTCAAAGCAGTGGAAAGACTTATCGCAAAAGGACTTAAGTATTGTCGTGATAAAATGTTAGAAAGGGATGCCGACTAA
- a CDS encoding FecR family protein: MRINYAKSIEVFFTFGYIVKVFLSEMKCLPYIFNTKLAMRKPINTIFSEPASEQDNLIAEQALDWFTHIQTGGLSAEEKIEFEVWKSQNPAHQQAYNEAAQLWSDADFNQALTLSRLSYTTLKTQRKHKLWNRTLPLALAASFVFCLILFDPITKIQADYYTSVGETQTVQLKDGSSITLNTDTAISVAYKNDERYIHLLKGEAYFDVQPDTTKPFVVDSGNTETRVLGTRFIVQETQTEDKITVIKGLVQVSNVELQQRALLHPDQQVTNTNAGLTAVQSIINNQHSTWLNGRLSFQDTPLADVIREMDRYLPGVILFSDSHLKTYRINARFDLTQPILALDTLEQTLPIKITHVTNWLTVISQL; this comes from the coding sequence ATGCGCATTAACTATGCAAAGTCTATTGAGGTATTTTTTACATTTGGTTATATCGTGAAAGTGTTTTTATCCGAAATGAAGTGCCTACCTTATATATTCAATACAAAACTCGCCATGCGCAAACCCATCAACACGATTTTTTCCGAGCCAGCCAGTGAGCAAGATAACCTGATTGCTGAGCAAGCGTTAGACTGGTTTACCCATATTCAAACCGGAGGATTGTCAGCAGAAGAGAAAATTGAGTTTGAAGTTTGGAAATCACAAAATCCAGCACATCAGCAGGCCTATAACGAAGCTGCGCAACTATGGAGTGACGCCGATTTCAATCAGGCGTTAACACTTTCTCGCTTGTCCTATACAACTTTAAAAACACAGCGTAAGCATAAGCTCTGGAATAGAACTCTGCCTTTAGCGCTTGCTGCTAGTTTCGTATTTTGCTTGATATTGTTTGATCCGATTACCAAAATTCAGGCCGATTACTACACTTCGGTAGGCGAAACACAAACAGTTCAACTCAAAGATGGCTCCAGTATTACCCTAAACACCGATACTGCCATTTCAGTCGCTTATAAAAACGATGAGCGTTACATTCATTTGCTTAAAGGCGAAGCTTACTTTGACGTCCAGCCTGATACGACCAAACCTTTTGTTGTTGACAGCGGAAATACTGAAACACGGGTGTTAGGTACGCGTTTTATTGTGCAGGAAACACAAACAGAAGATAAAATCACCGTGATAAAGGGGTTGGTTCAAGTCAGCAATGTGGAATTGCAGCAACGTGCTTTATTACATCCTGACCAACAAGTGACAAATACAAACGCTGGTCTTACTGCCGTCCAATCCATTATCAATAACCAACATTCAACCTGGCTCAATGGCCGTCTGTCTTTTCAAGATACTCCCCTGGCCGATGTGATCAGAGAAATGGATAGATACCTACCCGGTGTGATTCTCTTCAGTGACAGCCATCTGAAAACCTACCGGATCAATGCTCGATTTGATCTTACTCAACCTATTTTGGCGCTTGACACTCTTGAACAAACCTTGCCAATTAAAATTACTCACGTCACTAACTGGTTGACAGTGATCAGCCAACTCTAA
- a CDS encoding TonB-dependent receptor: MPQLFALKTTRSQTLAVAIITFFLIQHSLSATAEGVNKQTFNIPAQPLQSAINQLSEEADLQISYPAELVKGMTVQSLSGHFTVKEALDKLLSGTGLTSRLTPNNAITIEKVDNPNGQSDSSGLLEQKLTTLPKVTVVGNSIYDVKDPYNQDYVLPTATSGTKTDTPIMETPLNVQVVSKQVLKDQQVITVADALQNVSGVTVNSASYNAAAAGTSQALFFRGFASETFFRDGFRLQQGSATREMSNIESVEVMKGPAAILYGMVEPGGMVNVITKQPLATPYYALNQQFGSFSNYRTTVDATGPLTKDDTLLYRMNMSYQDSGSFIQFQNKQDVFIAPVLKWNISPRTQATFELEYNYQNLGLAVSRVPRFGTTFDSNGNIISPGQLFPIPRSVNYGEYSPGSVENIFGGFNWSHQFNDNWSLKHRFSVNQQNQNINSLIMPISATATDVSRQYMGNTWDNNTYANSLDLTGHFNTFGLHHTLLMGGDYYRINSGNAFRVDNSPQTTISIFNPVHSMAGISVSNLTPYTTTTTQTDQFGFYIQDQIKLPYHVHVMGGIRYQNIHQNQSNEYGSYLKSFGQSIGCSSCFQDTKTAQSQDAVTPRVGILWQPQSWLSLYANYVESFGANQGIMFPGKAVPPTSANQYEGGIKTEFYEGRLRANLAYFDLTKTNIITTDPNYPNGPFVLAVGAAQSRGFEFDMTGEIVPGWNAIATYSYTDARITKSNNDGTNAFSPTGSVDPVGTRMFGVPRNTARLWNTYEIQQGDLLGLKFGGGVTVRDGQTGCCYQPSITIPGYATLDIMTSYHFKVGKSKLTAQLNVNNLLNKYYYTGIYTNFTGVDAVDFGTPRSFMGSIGIQF; this comes from the coding sequence ATGCCGCAATTATTTGCTCTAAAAACCACTCGATCACAAACTTTAGCAGTTGCAATCATCACCTTCTTCCTAATCCAACACAGCCTTTCCGCAACCGCAGAGGGCGTGAACAAGCAAACTTTCAACATACCTGCACAACCGCTGCAATCCGCAATAAACCAACTTTCTGAAGAAGCAGACTTGCAAATCAGTTATCCAGCCGAGCTTGTCAAAGGGATGACCGTTCAAAGCTTATCCGGTCATTTCACTGTTAAAGAGGCCTTAGATAAACTGTTAAGTGGCACGGGCCTGACCAGCAGACTAACCCCAAACAATGCCATCACGATTGAGAAAGTTGACAATCCCAATGGACAGTCGGACTCAAGCGGTCTATTGGAACAAAAGTTAACCACATTACCCAAGGTGACGGTGGTCGGCAATAGTATCTACGACGTCAAAGACCCTTATAACCAAGACTACGTCCTACCCACCGCCACCAGCGGCACCAAAACCGATACGCCTATCATGGAAACACCGTTGAACGTACAGGTGGTTTCTAAGCAGGTGTTGAAGGATCAGCAGGTGATCACAGTCGCGGATGCCTTGCAAAATGTCAGCGGTGTAACAGTTAACAGCGCGAGTTATAACGCAGCTGCTGCCGGCACCAGTCAAGCACTATTTTTTCGAGGTTTTGCCTCCGAAACTTTCTTTCGTGACGGCTTTCGTTTACAGCAGGGTTCTGCCACCAGAGAAATGTCCAACATTGAAAGCGTCGAGGTGATGAAAGGCCCTGCGGCTATTCTTTACGGCATGGTCGAGCCAGGCGGCATGGTCAATGTGATCACCAAGCAGCCCTTGGCAACGCCTTATTATGCGCTAAACCAGCAGTTCGGTTCCTTCAGTAATTACCGCACCACCGTCGACGCCACTGGACCTTTGACTAAAGATGATACGCTATTGTACCGAATGAATATGTCCTATCAAGACAGTGGCTCATTTATTCAATTTCAAAATAAACAGGATGTCTTTATTGCGCCGGTCTTGAAATGGAATATTAGCCCCAGAACTCAAGCGACATTTGAATTGGAATATAACTATCAAAACTTAGGTCTTGCAGTTTCAAGGGTACCAAGATTTGGCACTACATTTGATTCGAATGGCAATATCATATCGCCAGGACAGCTTTTTCCCATTCCGAGGAGCGTAAATTATGGCGAATACTCGCCAGGTTCAGTTGAAAATATTTTTGGTGGTTTTAACTGGTCTCATCAATTTAACGACAACTGGTCGTTGAAACATCGGTTTTCCGTTAACCAGCAGAACCAAAATATAAACAGTTTGATAATGCCTATTTCTGCAACTGCTACCGACGTAAGTAGGCAATATATGGGGAATACTTGGGATAACAACACTTACGCCAACAGTCTGGATTTGACAGGTCATTTCAATACCTTTGGGCTTCATCATACCTTACTGATGGGAGGGGACTATTATAGAATTAATTCTGGAAATGCCTTCAGGGTTGATAATAGTCCACAAACAACTATTAGCATTTTTAATCCTGTGCATTCCATGGCCGGTATTTCGGTATCCAATCTGACTCCGTATACAACTACGACTACACAGACCGATCAATTTGGCTTCTATATTCAGGATCAGATTAAACTGCCTTATCATGTGCATGTAATGGGTGGCATTAGATACCAAAATATTCATCAAAATCAGAGTAATGAATACGGTAGTTATCTGAAATCATTTGGACAATCAATAGGGTGTTCATCTTGTTTTCAAGATACCAAAACTGCTCAGTCTCAAGATGCGGTGACGCCTCGTGTCGGCATACTATGGCAACCGCAGAGCTGGCTAAGTTTATATGCTAACTATGTGGAAAGTTTTGGTGCCAATCAGGGTATTATGTTCCCCGGCAAGGCTGTCCCTCCCACCAGTGCAAACCAGTATGAAGGCGGCATCAAAACCGAATTCTATGAGGGTCGTCTACGCGCCAACTTGGCCTATTTTGATTTGACCAAAACCAATATTATTACGACCGACCCAAATTATCCAAATGGTCCTTTTGTTCTTGCAGTCGGCGCAGCTCAAAGCCGAGGTTTTGAATTTGATATGACCGGCGAAATTGTGCCAGGTTGGAATGCTATAGCCACCTATTCGTATACGGATGCAAGGATCACCAAAAGTAATAATGATGGTACCAATGCCTTTTCGCCTACAGGTAGTGTTGACCCTGTTGGAACACGAATGTTTGGCGTTCCAAGAAATACCGCCAGACTGTGGAACACTTATGAGATACAACAGGGAGATTTGTTAGGCTTAAAGTTTGGCGGCGGAGTGACGGTGCGGGACGGACAAACAGGGTGTTGCTATCAACCTTCTATTACCATACCCGGATATGCGACGCTCGACATAATGACCTCCTATCACTTTAAAGTGGGTAAATCCAAGCTCACCGCACAGTTAAATGTCAATAACCTTTTGAATAAGTACTACTACACCGGTATATACACCAATTTTACCGGTGTGGACGCAGTGGACTTTGGCACACCACGCAGTTTTATGGGTTCGATTGGAATTCAGTTTTAG
- a CDS encoding PepSY-associated TM helix domain-containing protein, whose translation MTRHFWVLVHRYLGLSMTIFLVIVGLTGSLLAFRDDLDLWLNPDLLRVATRDTPMLDPLDLIEKAEASVPNMRVDEAPLYVELGRSFQFSLTPRVQNVAVKEFVKLPGDLGVFHDEVGVPMIYLDPYTGEVIGERNITKGLSGRKDIIWFLYRLHMTLALPANLAGLGARILGIVALLWTLDCFVSFFLTLPKPHRVRTATGKSWLTRWAPAWLVKWNASAFRINFDLHRASGLWTWIMLFIFAWSSVAFNLNEVYTQVMNTLFGAQPPELLPAPALPSRSATLENSKLGWAAARTRGRVLLGEKANKDGFAIKHETILAIDRNIGRYTMCANTLLNAEDSQACVEFDADTGAVPLEEPMSGSHMQAMPTRLADTITGLIQELHMARIFGLPMKIFVCVMGLVITMLSVTGVYIWLKKRKARRLSFDRKVSVVENASQHKANRSFP comes from the coding sequence ATGACACGACATTTTTGGGTATTGGTGCATCGCTATCTTGGTCTCTCCATGACGATTTTTCTCGTCATCGTCGGGTTGACCGGCAGCCTACTGGCGTTTAGGGACGACTTGGATTTATGGCTTAATCCTGATTTGTTGCGCGTTGCGACCCGCGATACGCCCATGCTTGATCCTCTCGACCTGATTGAAAAGGCCGAGGCGAGTGTACCAAATATGCGCGTCGATGAAGCTCCGCTTTATGTTGAATTAGGGCGAAGTTTCCAATTTTCGCTGACTCCCCGCGTTCAAAACGTGGCTGTGAAAGAATTTGTGAAGCTTCCTGGCGATTTGGGTGTATTCCACGACGAAGTCGGCGTACCGATGATTTATTTAGACCCTTACACGGGCGAGGTAATCGGCGAGCGAAATATCACCAAGGGCTTGTCTGGTCGCAAGGATATCATCTGGTTTCTATACCGGTTGCATATGACATTGGCGTTACCGGCTAATCTCGCCGGGCTGGGTGCGCGTATTCTTGGAATCGTAGCACTACTATGGACGCTCGACTGTTTTGTCTCGTTCTTTTTAACCCTGCCAAAGCCACATCGCGTTCGCACTGCAACGGGTAAGTCTTGGTTGACACGATGGGCTCCAGCTTGGTTGGTTAAATGGAACGCCAGTGCTTTCCGCATCAATTTCGATCTTCACCGGGCTTCCGGGCTGTGGACCTGGATCATGTTATTTATCTTCGCCTGGTCGAGTGTCGCTTTCAATTTGAATGAAGTCTATACGCAGGTGATGAATACGCTGTTCGGCGCACAGCCGCCCGAACTGCTGCCCGCACCCGCCCTGCCTTCCCGCTCGGCCACGCTTGAAAATTCCAAACTGGGATGGGCGGCAGCGCGTACCAGAGGCAGAGTTTTACTTGGCGAAAAGGCGAACAAGGATGGCTTTGCCATCAAGCATGAAACGATCTTGGCTATCGACCGAAATATCGGGCGTTACACGATGTGTGCAAATACATTGTTGAATGCCGAAGACAGCCAAGCCTGCGTCGAGTTCGATGCCGACACTGGCGCAGTTCCGCTTGAAGAACCTATGTCGGGGTCGCACATGCAAGCGATGCCAACGCGTTTGGCCGATACGATTACCGGGTTGATACAAGAACTTCATATGGCAAGAATTTTTGGTTTGCCGATGAAGATTTTCGTCTGCGTGATGGGTTTGGTGATTACGATGCTGTCAGTGACCGGCGTTTATATCTGGTTAAAAAAACGAAAAGCCCGTCGTTTGTCTTTTGATCGGAAAGTTAGTGTTGTAGAGAATGCTTCACAGCACAAAGCGAATCGATCTTTTCCCTAG
- a CDS encoding ATP-binding cassette domain-containing protein — protein MLEACELSKSYGSNPALDALNLKIEPGEIFCLLGANGAGKTTTIHLFLNFIAASSGSARIGGYDVCKETDQARRLVAYLPEQVALYPRLTGIENLDYFSRLSGHSYPKNY, from the coding sequence ATGTTAGAAGCTTGCGAGCTGAGTAAAAGCTATGGCTCAAATCCCGCCTTGGATGCGCTTAATCTTAAAATCGAGCCCGGTGAGATTTTTTGTCTGCTGGGTGCAAACGGCGCAGGTAAAACCACGACAATACATTTGTTTTTGAATTTTATTGCTGCCAGTTCAGGCAGCGCCCGAATCGGCGGTTACGATGTCTGTAAAGAAACCGACCAAGCCCGGCGTCTGGTGGCCTATTTGCCAGAACAGGTGGCGCTATATCCGCGTCTGACCGGTATCGAGAATCTGGATTACTTCAGCCGCTTGTCCGGCCATTCCTATCCTAAAAACTACTGA
- a CDS encoding peroxiredoxin-like family protein, with translation MKVKVGEKITPFSLETIAGESQTVPDPSRKLTHLQFRRFAGCPICNFHLHTFSQKADDLEAAGIMEVIMFHSSVEEMRKYQNDLPFATVADPKKKYYKQFGVETSWFASLHPKALWAAVKGILIGKMGLKMENGPLGLPADILLDRLGTVVAVKYGSHAYDQWEVSELLENAK, from the coding sequence ATGAAAGTAAAAGTAGGCGAAAAAATAACGCCGTTCTCTTTAGAGACAATCGCAGGAGAATCACAAACAGTTCCTGATCCATCACGAAAATTAACACACTTGCAATTTCGAAGATTTGCCGGATGTCCCATCTGCAATTTTCATTTACATACCTTTTCCCAAAAAGCAGATGATCTGGAAGCGGCGGGAATCATGGAAGTCATCATGTTCCATTCTTCAGTAGAAGAAATGAGGAAATATCAGAATGACTTACCTTTCGCGACAGTGGCCGACCCAAAAAAGAAGTATTACAAACAATTTGGGGTCGAAACGTCCTGGTTTGCATCGTTGCACCCCAAGGCCCTGTGGGCGGCCGTTAAAGGTATACTAATTGGCAAGATGGGCCTAAAAATGGAAAACGGCCCCCTCGGATTGCCTGCCGACATTCTTCTGGATCGGTTGGGTACCGTCGTTGCCGTAAAATACGGCTCCCACGCCTATGACCAATGGGAAGTATCTGAGCTTTTGGAGAATGCCAAATGA
- a CDS encoding SOS response-associated peptidase family protein, with amino-acid sequence MCSNFQSINPQQAVWVRDHFQCELPNDNWREDVYPAYQTPLIWMDGDKPRCELAQFGLIPYWAQDKKKFGLRTYNARSETVAEKPSYRNAWKQRQFGLAIMQSFYEPNYATGKAVRWRIHRTDSAPLAAASIWERFVDQDTGELIFSFSMLTINATEHQVMRQFHKPDDEKLSIVVLHEPEYRQWLQANHEQARELLTLVPDDFLMSEPAPRK; translated from the coding sequence ATGTGCAGTAATTTTCAATCCATTAATCCACAGCAGGCTGTATGGGTCCGCGACCATTTTCAATGCGAATTACCTAATGACAATTGGCGTGAAGACGTCTATCCTGCGTATCAAACACCTTTAATATGGATGGACGGTGACAAACCACGTTGCGAATTAGCCCAGTTCGGCCTTATTCCCTATTGGGCTCAAGATAAAAAGAAATTCGGACTTCGAACCTATAATGCACGGAGTGAAACTGTCGCTGAAAAACCCAGTTACCGAAATGCGTGGAAACAACGCCAATTTGGTCTGGCGATCATGCAAAGTTTTTATGAACCTAATTATGCAACCGGGAAAGCCGTCAGATGGCGAATTCATCGGACTGACTCTGCACCTTTGGCGGCTGCCTCGATTTGGGAACGCTTTGTCGATCAAGACACCGGAGAGCTTATTTTTTCTTTTTCAATGCTAACAATTAATGCAACCGAACACCAAGTTATGCGGCAGTTTCACAAGCCGGACGATGAAAAGCTCTCCATCGTGGTCTTGCATGAGCCTGAGTATCGGCAATGGCTCCAGGCAAACCATGAGCAAGCGCGTGAATTGCTGACCTTGGTGCCGGACGATTTTTTAATGAGCGAACCGGCGCCTAGGAAATGA
- a CDS encoding IS5 family transposase, with translation MRGQDIQQEEWFSYKTLEERVPVNHPLRTVQVLTNGILKSMDSEFEKLYSRNGRPSIPPERLLRAILIQIFYTVRSERQLMEQLDFNLLFRWFVGLNMDEAVWDHSTFSQNRDRLLTESLTRDFFNRVVAAAGGYGLLSDEHFSVDGTLIEAWASQKSFQSKDGKGKSDDNQDGGNKRDPQIDFKGELRCNDTHASTTDPETMLYRKGKGKEARLSYMAHALMENRHGLVVGVETTQATGTAEREAATKMCKWNVNPESTLGADKGYDVKEFVNELQLQGINPHIARNITEKRSSAIAEEITHEPGYAISLRIRKRIEQIFGWSKTIGPMRKTKLRGLTNVATQTLLTFAAYNLVRLRKLLCLQPITAQA, from the coding sequence ATGCGCGGACAAGATATTCAGCAAGAAGAGTGGTTCAGCTACAAAACATTAGAAGAGCGGGTGCCTGTTAATCATCCACTCAGAACGGTTCAGGTGCTGACGAATGGCATATTAAAAAGCATGGACAGCGAATTCGAAAAGCTTTACAGCCGTAACGGAAGACCTTCTATTCCGCCAGAAAGGTTATTACGCGCGATCTTGATTCAGATTTTCTACACCGTGCGCAGTGAACGACAACTGATGGAACAACTGGATTTCAATCTGCTATTCCGCTGGTTTGTCGGATTGAATATGGATGAAGCCGTTTGGGATCATTCGACCTTCTCACAAAATCGGGATCGCCTTTTAACCGAAAGCCTAACGCGTGATTTTTTTAATCGAGTGGTTGCCGCCGCCGGAGGATATGGTTTGTTATCGGACGAACATTTCAGTGTTGATGGTACCCTGATCGAAGCCTGGGCATCCCAGAAAAGCTTTCAGAGCAAAGACGGTAAAGGCAAATCTGACGACAATCAAGACGGAGGCAATAAACGCGATCCGCAGATTGATTTTAAAGGCGAGTTACGTTGCAACGACACTCACGCATCAACCACCGATCCAGAAACTATGCTCTACCGGAAGGGAAAAGGTAAAGAAGCGAGGCTGAGTTATATGGCCCACGCGCTTATGGAAAATCGTCATGGTTTGGTGGTAGGCGTTGAAACGACACAAGCCACCGGGACTGCGGAACGCGAAGCCGCTACTAAAATGTGCAAATGGAATGTCAATCCTGAATCAACCTTGGGTGCGGATAAGGGCTATGATGTTAAAGAGTTCGTGAACGAGCTTCAGTTACAAGGCATCAACCCCCACATTGCCAGAAACATCACAGAAAAACGCAGCAGTGCAATTGCAGAGGAAATTACCCATGAACCGGGCTATGCCATCAGTCTTAGAATACGAAAACGTATCGAACAAATTTTTGGTTGGAGCAAAACCATTGGGCCTATGCGCAAAACAAAGCTGCGGGGATTAACCAATGTGGCAACCCAAACTTTACTCACTTTCGCAGCGTATAACTTGGTACGACTTCGAAAATTGCTATGCTTGCAACCGATAACGGCGCAGGCATAG
- a CDS encoding DUF4400 domain-containing protein, which translates to MQRNILFSLLIWLMEIVLVAGFVSDQWAMEIQSVEDKMLFDYFGPKKDAEIRKKSQDWFDHLFVKTGIRSSVYHYFIPTERERQMSVGFEDVGRHDLFPFIESRLNVLWDTVYQMIKRFIMACVWLPFLAVALAPFIVDGVIRRKISQTNFDYPSPMAHRYSLYAILGAFYLVFMGLTLPFPVPPQSIPVGVFIVAYAVNVMLANTQKRV; encoded by the coding sequence ATGCAGCGCAATATCCTTTTCAGTTTGTTGATATGGCTTATGGAAATTGTTTTGGTGGCAGGCTTCGTCTCTGATCAATGGGCAATGGAAATTCAGTCGGTGGAAGACAAAATGCTGTTCGATTATTTTGGCCCAAAAAAAGACGCCGAGATCAGAAAAAAATCGCAGGATTGGTTTGACCATCTGTTTGTCAAAACCGGCATTAGGAGCAGTGTTTACCATTACTTTATACCGACTGAGCGTGAACGACAAATGTCAGTTGGATTTGAAGATGTCGGCCGGCATGATCTGTTTCCGTTTATCGAAAGCCGACTGAATGTGCTTTGGGATACCGTCTATCAGATGATCAAGCGCTTCATCATGGCTTGTGTGTGGTTACCGTTTCTGGCGGTGGCTCTGGCGCCATTTATAGTAGATGGCGTGATCCGCCGAAAAATCAGCCAAACCAATTTTGATTACCCCAGTCCCATGGCGCATCGCTATAGCCTGTATGCCATCTTGGGTGCGTTTTATCTTGTGTTCATGGGCTTAACGCTTCCGTTTCCGGTACCGCCGCAGTCGATTCCGGTGGGTGTCTTTATCGTCGCTTATGCTGTCAATGTCATGCTGGCGAATACTCAAAAAAGGGTCTAG